A region from the Hypomesus transpacificus isolate Combined female chromosome 11, fHypTra1, whole genome shotgun sequence genome encodes:
- the LOC124474093 gene encoding LOW QUALITY PROTEIN: ovarian cancer G-protein coupled receptor 1-like (The sequence of the model RefSeq protein was modified relative to this genomic sequence to represent the inferred CDS: inserted 2 bases in 1 codon), with product MDIFCHFENNTQNNGSEFGHVLYVMGWGVFSLGIPVIFLAIYLLYCLICANHIAPIYVINLLISDLLQMCVAPVMLQRYCNIVVLIIXNFGLTASVGFMVCIALERYLVVAFPLWYRFRRNVKYSFIVSSIVWLFPFVEVIILSVMPYEAGLILNSVLTLIPVPLMIFFLVGTLRALSGSISVPVLEKRRIIGTLALVLGIYCLLFLPRVMQDLLIAVRSPVKSHLGGILVMFSPLVDPLLYVFMRNGTKDILMTCSCPCLDRLLPGEHNLTQTTTTVTDNPTSL from the exons ATGGACATATTTTGCCActttgaaaacaacacacagaaTAATGGCAGTGAGTTTGGCCATGTACTCTATGTGATGGGCTGGGGAGTCTTTTCCTTGGGCATCCCAGTCATCTTCCTGGCCATCTATCTACTCTACTGCCTGATCTGTGCTAACCACATTGCGCCCATCTACGTCATCAATTTGCTGATCTCGGACCTCCTTCAGATGTGTGTTGCACCAGTCATGCTCCAGCGCTACTGTAATATTGTGGTGCTGATTAT TAACTTTGGCCTGACTGCAAGTGTGGGCTTCATGGTGTGCATTGCTCTGGAGAGGTACCTGGTGGTTGCCTTTCCCCTCTGGTACCGTTTCCGACGCAATGTTAAGTATTCCTTCATTGTGTCGTCCATCGTCTGGCTGTTTCCCTTCGTCGAGGTCATCATCCTATCCGTCATGCCGTATGAGGCCGGGCTGATCCTGAACTCTGTCTTGACCCTGATCCCTGTCCCCCTGATGATCTTCTTCTTGGTGGGAACGCTGAGAGCTCTGTCCGGTTCCATTTCTGTTCCCGTCCTGGAGAAGAGACGCATTATTGGCACGTTGGCACTGGTTCTGGGGATCTActgtcttctcttcctcccacgAGTCATGCAGGACCTGTTGATTGCTGTGCGGAGCCCTGTGAAGTCACATCTGGGAGGCATCCTGGTGATGTTCAGCCCCTTGGTGGATCCCCTCCTCTATGTGTTTATGAGGAATGGGACCAAGGACATACTGATGACCTGTTCCTGTCCCTGTCTGGATCGGCTGTTGCCTGGAGAGCACAACCTTACCCAGACCACCACGACTGTGACTGATAATCCCACTTCACTGTGA